The Penaeus chinensis breed Huanghai No. 1 chromosome 36, ASM1920278v2, whole genome shotgun sequence genome includes a region encoding these proteins:
- the LOC125044963 gene encoding FMRFamide receptor-like yields the protein MSFLNATATSLLAADADLRYNDLHSTAAVSLADDALLSTLTDDVETTAQGDYLDDLATSNETDECMKTYNNISTAAPSLLRFILYGVLLTTVGLLGLAGNLISITILSRPKMRSSINCCLIGLTSFDMIVTTTSVLLFGLPEISEYTYTMVWYTSGVYQRVTPFVYPLGLIAQTGSVYLTVTVTVERYVAVCRPLRARSLCTYGRAKMYVLSVVFFSVLYNLPRFWEVSYKVCEFEDISFVIVVPSQLRQNDYYKQVYIMWMYLLIMYLIPFLSLMIFNTFIYREVRAANMERQRLSRLEKKEIGLAVMLLVVVTVFIVCNVLAFIINVLELLDIAIDELTILSNLLVTVNSSVNFIIYCIFGQKFRKLFLKMFCSRILAASAARDTAMAESGAFANNTVFGESRLLTNGRSTHTFRLTSWNGSHQGRLLQGHGGAPGAHAMSCASPWRPSKYPGATFDDPSAPSTIATSSFNHARSPDGSRALLASKQPLYLQTDKTSEKTHPGEPVRLQCISCEDCCSSLKGHPHVR from the exons ATGAGCTTCCTGAACGCCACGGCCACCAGCCTGCTGGCGGCGGACGCCGACCTCCGCTACAACGACCTCCACTCCACCGCGGCCGTGAGCCTCGCCGACGACGCGCTCCTCAGCACCCTGACGGACGACGTGGAGACCACCGCTCAGGGCGACTACCTGGACGACCTGGCGACCTCCAACGAGACGGACGAATGCATGAAGACGTACAACAACATCAGCACCGCGGCGCCCTCGCTCCTCAGGTTCATCCTCTACGGCGTCCTGCTGACGACCGTCGGCCTCCTGGGCCTCGCCGGCAacctcatctccatcaccatcctgTCCAG GCCCAAGATGCGCTCGTCCATCAACTGCTGCCTCATCGGCCTCACGTCCTTCGACATGATCGTGACGACGACGTCCGTGCTGCTGTTCGGGCTGCCCGAGATCAGCGAGTACACGTACACCATGGTGTGGTACACGAGCGGCGTCTACCAGAGGGTCACGCCCTTCGTCTACCCGCTGGGGCTCATCGCGCAGACGGGCTCCGTCTAcctgacggtgacggtgacggtggagCGCTACGTGGCTGTCTGCCGGCCGCTGAGGGCGCGCTCGCTGTGTACGTACGGCCGCGCCAAGATGTACGTGCTCTCCGTCGTGTTCTTCTCCGTGCTCTACAACCTGCCGCGCTTCTGGGAGGTGTCGTACAAG GTGTGCGAGTTCGAGGACATCTCCTTCGTGATCGTGGTGCCGTCGCAGCTCCGCCAGAACGATTACTACAAGCAGGTGTACATCATGTGGATGTACCTCCTCATTATGTACCTCATCCCGTTCCTGAGCCTTATGATCTTCAATACGTTTATCTACAGGGAG GTCCGCGCCGCCAACATGGAGCGGCAGCGGCTGAGCCggctggagaagaaggagatcGGGCTGGCGGTGATGctgctggtggtggtgacggtgttCATCGTGTGCAACGTCCTCGCGTTCATCATCAACGTGCTCGAGCTCCTGGACATCGCCATCGACGAGCTGACCATCCTGAGCAACCTGCTCGTCACCGTCAACTCGTCCGTCAACTTCATCATCTACTGCATCTTCGGCCAGAAGTTCCGGAAGCTGTTCCTCAAGATGTTCTGCTCGCGCATCCTGGCGGCGTCGGCGGCGCGCGACACGGCCATGGCCGAGTCGGGCGCCTTCGCCAACAACACGGTGTTCGGCGAGTCGCGGCTCCTCACCAACGGCCGCTCCACGCACACCTTCCGCCTCACGTCGTGGAACGGCTCGCACCAGGGCCGCCTCCTGCAGGGCCACGGCGGGGCGCCCGGCGCCCACGCCATGTCCTGCGCGTCCCCCTGGCGCCCCTCCAAGTACCCCGGCGCCACCTTCGACGACCCTTCGGCGCCCTCCACCATCGCCACCTCGTCCTTCAACCACGCCCGGAGCCCCGATGGCAGCCGCGCCCTCCTCGCCTCCAAGCAACCGCTCTACCTCCAGACAG ACAAGACCAGCGAGAAAACCCACCCGGGAGAGCCAGTGCGTCTGCAGTGCATAAGTTGTGAGGACTGCTGCTCCTCACTCAAGGGCCACCCGCACGTCAGATAG